GGGCCCGATGCTGATGACGCCGCTCGACATGCGCTGGAGGATCCGCTCGTTGAATTCCTTCTGGTACTGGAGCTGGTGGTGGATTCCGATGTCGCGGATGGCCGCGGCAAGGTGGCTCGCCAGGTTGAACAGTGTCTCGGTCTCGCGCCGCCCGTACACGCCGCCCGTGATGCGCTGTCCGAGCGTCAGGATACCGACCAGCTCTCCGTGCGAGGCGAGCGGGATCGCGACCACGGCCTGCAGCACGGCCATCTCCCGAGCGATTTCGCGGGCCGCAGCCTCGGTCGCCCGCCCCAGTGCCTCCTCGATCTGGATGAGCCGCCCCTCGGCCATCAGCCAGAGCGGCAGGCCGCTGTCGGCGGGGAGGCTCACCGACTCGACGAGATGCGGCGAGAGCCCGCGGGAGGCGCGCACCCGGTACTGCCGGTGCTCGTCTTCGGCGAGGAGGATCGCGCACCGGCTCGGGCGCGCCAGCTCGGAGACGGCGTCGAGGAAGAGATCGAGCACGCGCGGCAGGTCGAAGCCCGCGGCCAGCGCCTTGGCGAACTCCTTGGCGACCTGGGTCAGCTCGCGCGAGGGGCCTTCGCCCGCAAGGTCCGACTCTTCGGCGAGCGGCTCGGGTCCCGCGGTGCGCCGCACCGTCCGGAGCGCCGCCACTTCTTGGAGAAGGCGGAGCTTCTCGTCGGCCTGGTGCAGCACGGCGCGCAGATGGGGCGTGGTGAAGGGGTGCAGCACAGCGAAGTCTGCGGACTCGGCCGCGACTTCGTCGTCCGGCGACAAACCCTCGGCCGGCAGTATGCACACGACCACCACGCTGGGCCTGAGCTGCCGCGCCTTCGCGATGAAGCCATCGAGGTCGCCGACCGGCTGGGTGACGTGCTTGAGGACCAGATCCACCTCGGTGAGGCGGAGCGTGCGGAGTGCGTCCTCGTTCGTCGGGGCGGGGAAGACGGAGCAGTCCGGCAGTGCCCGGCGCAGCCGGACGTCCAGCGCCTCGTCCTCCGAGACCAGCAGGACCGTCCTCACGCAGTCACTCTCGCCGGTTTCGCCACGGGCACGGGGAACTCCACGGTGAAGGTGCAGCCGGGCCGGCCCACGTTGTTGCGCGCGCGCAGGACGGCGCGGTGCGCGTCCGTGATGGCGCGGCAGATGGCCAGCCCTAACCCGGTGCCGTGGGCCTTGGTTGTCACAAACGGATTGAAGACCTGTTCGATGATGTCGTCCGGTATACCGCCGCCCGTGTCCGAAACCTCGACCAGTAGGGTGGAGCCGCCGCCCTCGGAGAGGTCGGCAACCCGTACTGTGAGCTCCCCGCCCGGATCCATGGCTTCCAAGGCATTTAAGCACAGGTTCAGGAAAAGCTGCTCCAACTGAGACGCGTTGCCGAGGACCCGGCGGGGGTTGCCCTCGCCGACCCGGCGGAGGGTGACCCGGCGCTCTTCCAACCGGGGCTCGAGGAGCTCGAGGGTGTCCCGGAGGGGGACCGTGACGTCCACCGGCTCCATGGGCTGCCGGGAGGCCGAGGACAGCATCCGGAAGCGGTCGAGGAGGTCGTCCATTCGGGCGATCTCGCGCCCAGCCACTCGGCTGAAGTTGTCCCGGAAGCTCGCGTCGTTGAAGCGGCTCGGCAGAAGCTGGGTGAAAGTCTTGATCGCCACCAAGGGGTTGCGGATCTCGTGGACCATGCCGGAGGCGATCGCCTCCAGCGAGGCAAGCCGCTCCGCCCGCCGCCGCTCGTGCTCCAGCTCCTTCACGCGTGAGAGATCGCTGAAGACCGCGACGGCGCCCACGAGGGCGCCCTGCGGGCTCCGCAAGGGGGAGATCGTACACATGAGCGGCACCATCTGGCCGACGGGGTCGGGCAGGGCGATTTCCACCTGCGAACGCGACTGGCCATCGTTCAGCGTGGCCTCGATCAGCCGGCCCAAGACCGGCGGCAGCTGCTCGACGCCGCGCCCGCGAATCGCTTCGGCCGGCTGCCCCGTGAACTGCTCCGCCGCCTTGTTGAACACGGTGACCCGTCCCCGGCTTCCCACCGCGACCACCCCGCTCTCGATGGTCGCCAGGGTCTTCCGGAGCTCCTCGTTGACCTGGACCACGCGCTGGTGTGTCTGCGCGTTGCGGATCGCCACCGCGGACTGGTGCGCGAGCGTCTGGAGCAGGTCGGCGTCGTCGGTGAAGTACGGGCTGCCCGAGCGCTTCGGGCCGAGCACGATCAGCCCGAACAGACGCCCCTCCTCGAGGAGCGGGGCGGCGACGTCGGCATTGAGGCGGGTCATGTCAAGCAAAGCCTCAGCGGCCTCCTCCTGTCCGGCAAGCTCATCGCGAAAGACGAGGGCTTTGATGGCCGCCGCGCGATCCGCGAGGGGAGATGCCAGCGCCAGATTCAGAGGGGCGACTTCAGTCGCCGGCAACCACATGCGCTCCAGCTGTCCCTCATCCTCGTCGAGCAGGTAGACCGCGGTCCACTCGGGCTTAAGGATGTCTCGGATGACACCGCCCGCACAGTCCAAGATCGCGGGCAGCTCGATCGTGTTGCTGAGCGTGCGGCTGGTTTCGCGAATGATACGCTGGTAGTCGTACGGCTCCCGGTAGAGATACCGGTCGAACGCACGCTGGATCCGCGTCTTGAGCGGGTGGAAGAGCACGGCGACTCCGAGCGCCAGTAGAATCTCGAGCGGGGTGAACCAATGCTCGTCGGGGAAGATAAGATTTGAAGCGACCAGCAGAACCACGAGAAGCGTACCGGCTGCCATAAACGCCGCGAGGTACACGACGCTCTGCTTGATGACGACGCGGATGTCCATGAAGCGATGTCTGATGATAGCGTGGCCGATGAGGCCAAGCATTATGAGTGAAAAGAGAGGCCCGTACTTGCTGTACCGCGAAGTCCCAAACGTGAACGGAATGATCACATTCGTCATCACCGCCAGCGCGGTTGGCGCCGCCATAGCAATCAGAAGGTACTTGGTCTGTAGTCTGAGCAGTCCTGTGGCTCGTCGGTAGGTTGAGTGAAGCAAGTAGAAGCCATACGCAAAGCACCCCAAGACGTACGCCGCAAAGGGGCCGTGAAGAGGCCCGTAGATCACGCGCATTTCAACACCATCGAATCCTACGCCGCCAACCATCCAGGCGGACCACGAAAGGAGTGAGAAGCCGAGACCTACGGGCGTAAACAGCCACCTGTTAATAGAGGAGCTGTTATGCGTCGAACTCGGAAATCGCTCGGCAAACCTGAGCATTGCAATAGGGACCAAGCTGCCTGTGGCAAAGGGTAAGCTGCTGTACCATGGGTACGCTGCTCGCCCTCCTTGGAGCAGAGCCAGAGCGAAGGCCCACACAGCGATGAGCGTCGCATATAGGAAGAATGCACGATGCGTAGGGGATCGTGGATTTCTGCTGAAGACGTAGGCGCCGATTGACATGTTCGCCACCGCGCAGAAGAGGAGCATAAAGGCGGTGACACTTGTAACCATCGTCATGGTACCCCTCACCATTACTTGTCGCGACCTCACCCACCACGGCCTGTGGTCAGCTACAGCAAGCTAGCGAAGCAAGGCGCTCTGCTCCTTGAGACGGGCTTGGGTAGTGGCTACCGGAAATTCCACCACGACGATTGTGCCGAAACTCCCAGACGGCGTCTCCACCCGCACTGTCCCCTTGTGAGCGTCCGCTATGCTTCGGCAGATCGCCAAGCCGAGGCCTGAACCACGGGTCTTGGTGGTGAAGAATGGTTCAAAGACCTTAGCACGGATTAACTCGGGGATCCCCGAGCCCGTATCGATGATTGCGACTTGGACCCAAGGGGCTCCCTGATGGTTCACTCGCGTGAGGTTTACGGTGAGACCTCCTCCGGGAGTCATGGCTTCAATCGCATTTAGGAACAGATTCAGAAAGAGTTGTTTCGCTTGTGCTGGATCGATTGCGACAAGGGCCTGTGATGAGCCTAGGTTCCGTTCCACAGCAATCTGAGCGTACTCGAGCTGACCACGTAACAGCGAGAGCGTGTCCGAGATCGGCTCGCGAAGATCCGTCGCAGCAACAGCATCAGGTATCGGCGCGGCGAGACTTCTGAGACGGCCCACCAAGCCGTCAATCCGATCGATTTCCGTCCTGACCACCTTCGAAAAATCATCGCGAAAATCAGTGTCTGAGAAGCGCTCGGGGAGCAGCTCCGCGAAGGTTTTGATTGCGACAAGAGGG
The genomic region above belongs to Candidatus Methylomirabilota bacterium and contains:
- a CDS encoding GAF domain-containing protein produces the protein MRTVLLVSEDEALDVRLRRALPDCSVFPAPTNEDALRTLRLTEVDLVLKHVTQPVGDLDGFIAKARQLRPSVVVVCILPAEGLSPDDEVAAESADFAVLHPFTTPHLRAVLHQADEKLRLLQEVAALRTVRRTAGPEPLAEESDLAGEGPSRELTQVAKEFAKALAAGFDLPRVLDLFLDAVSELARPSRCAILLAEDEHRQYRVRASRGLSPHLVESVSLPADSGLPLWLMAEGRLIQIEEALGRATEAAAREIAREMAVLQAVVAIPLASHGELVGILTLGQRITGGVYGRRETETLFNLASHLAAAIRDIGIHHQLQYQKEFNERILQRMSSGVISIGPEQRVVIMNRRAEEILGMAARDVLNRDLRALPSPLGDLLYETLSRGRSVTRSEIQLALRSLPLEVSTYPVMGEGTAPLGAVLVFEDLTAQRQLAMERRAAEQLQLLTRVVARIADEIKNPLVSINAFMELLGERYDDVSFRHHFTAVVGRDVRRLVQMFDKLAALVNEGDYKRDVVDMRAAIEEALIEMGVAQMPAAPADAHLLTFTDESTQKQVTVNFSHEGNAFLVKGDRGMLKKAVAYLIWYLLRKTPGQEAKIAVAISHTAAAEPLQIALASRTAEVKPEELRAIFDPIQVVQESLIDVGPCVSQRILEAHGGHLDIKQGRAEVSFTATLPVTQL
- a CDS encoding ATP-binding protein, whose product is MDIRVVIKQSVVYLAAFMAAGTLLVVLLVASNLIFPDEHWFTPLEILLALGVAVLFHPLKTRIQRAFDRYLYREPYDYQRIIRETSRTLSNTIELPAILDCAGGVIRDILKPEWTAVYLLDEDEGQLERMWLPATEVAPLNLALASPLADRAAAIKALVFRDELAGQEEAAEALLDMTRLNADVAAPLLEEGRLFGLIVLGPKRSGSPYFTDDADLLQTLAHQSAVAIRNAQTHQRVVQVNEELRKTLATIESGVVAVGSRGRVTVFNKAAEQFTGQPAEAIRGRGVEQLPPVLGRLIEATLNDGQSRSQVEIALPDPVGQMVPLMCTISPLRSPQGALVGAVAVFSDLSRVKELEHERRRAERLASLEAIASGMVHEIRNPLVAIKTFTQLLPSRFNDASFRDNFSRVAGREIARMDDLLDRFRMLSSASRQPMEPVDVTVPLRDTLELLEPRLEERRVTLRRVGEGNPRRVLGNASQLEQLFLNLCLNALEAMDPGGELTVRVADLSEGGGSTLLVEVSDTGGGIPDDIIEQVFNPFVTTKAHGTGLGLAICRAITDAHRAVLRARNNVGRPGCTFTVEFPVPVAKPARVTA